The Chelonoidis abingdonii isolate Lonesome George chromosome 9, CheloAbing_2.0, whole genome shotgun sequence genome has a segment encoding these proteins:
- the HAGHL gene encoding hydroxyacylglutathione hydrolase-like protein isoform X2 translates to MKVKVISVLEDNYMYLVIEENTKEAVVVDAAVPKRLLEIVRKEGVTLKAVLTTHHHWDHARGNEELAKVYPGLQVYGADERIGALTHKVTHNEELKFGDINVKCLFTPCHTSGHMCYFMWEENSPDAPALFSGDTLFIGGCGKFFEGTAEQMYKNLTEILGALPKDTKVFCGHEYTVRNLKFALKVEPENESVKKKLAWAKLRDDEDLPTVPSTLQEEFHYNPFLRVSEESVQKFTGKVSPVDVLRALRTEKDNFKKPQERLTPQAMLAFEWGLFGPFMGKK, encoded by the exons ATGAAGGTCAAAGTGATTTCAGTCTTGGAAGATAACTACATGTACTTGGTCATTGAAGAAAACACCAAGGAAGCAGTTGTAGTGGACGCGGCTGTTCCCAAGAGG TTACTAGAAATTGTCAGAAAAGAAGGCGTTACACTGAAAGCAGTTCTGACCACCCATCACCATTG GGACCACGCCCGAGGAAACGAAGAACTGGCTAAGGTGTATCCAGGGCTGCAGGTGTACGGGGCGGATGAGCGGATTGGAGCCTTGACGCACAAGGTGACTCACAACGAGGAGTTAAAG TTCGGAGATATTAACGTGAAGTGCCTGTTCACGCCGTGCCATACATCAGGCCATATGTGTTATTTCATGTGGGAAGAGAACTCCCCAGATGCTCCAGCCCTCTTTTCAG GTGACACCTTGTTCATTGGTGGCTGTGGGAAGTTCTTTGAAGGGACGGCTGAGCAGATGTACAAGAACCTGACTGAAATCCTGGGTGCTTTGCCGAAGGACACT AAAGTGTTCTGTGGGCACGAGTACACCGTGAGGAATCTCAAGTTTGCTTTGAAAGTGGAACCGGAGAACGAGAGTGTGAAAAAGAAACTCGCTTGGGCAAAA CTCCGAGACGATGAAGACTTGCCCACGGTGCCCTCCACCCTGCAGGAGGAGTTCCACTACAATCCCTTTCTGCGGGTCTC GGAAGAATCAGTGCAGAAATTCACTGGCAAGGTGTCTCCGGTGGACGTGCTGCGAGCTCTCCGCACAGAGAAGGATAACTTCAAGAAGCCCCAAGAGAGGCTGACCCCTCAGGCCATGCTGGCGTTCGAGTGGGGACTCTTTGGCCCCTTCATGGGGAAGAAGTGA
- the HAGHL gene encoding hydroxyacylglutathione hydrolase-like protein isoform X1: MKVKVISVLEDNYMYLVIEENTKEAVVVDAAVPKRLLEIVRKEGVTLKAVLTTHHHWDHARGNEELAKVYPGLQVYGADERIGALTHKVTHNEELKFGDINVKCLFTPCHTSGHMCYFMWEENSPDAPALFSGSDTLFIGGCGKFFEGTAEQMYKNLTEILGALPKDTKVFCGHEYTVRNLKFALKVEPENESVKKKLAWAKLRDDEDLPTVPSTLQEEFHYNPFLRVSEESVQKFTGKVSPVDVLRALRTEKDNFKKPQERLTPQAMLAFEWGLFGPFMGKK; encoded by the exons ATGAAGGTCAAAGTGATTTCAGTCTTGGAAGATAACTACATGTACTTGGTCATTGAAGAAAACACCAAGGAAGCAGTTGTAGTGGACGCGGCTGTTCCCAAGAGG TTACTAGAAATTGTCAGAAAAGAAGGCGTTACACTGAAAGCAGTTCTGACCACCCATCACCATTG GGACCACGCCCGAGGAAACGAAGAACTGGCTAAGGTGTATCCAGGGCTGCAGGTGTACGGGGCGGATGAGCGGATTGGAGCCTTGACGCACAAGGTGACTCACAACGAGGAGTTAAAG TTCGGAGATATTAACGTGAAGTGCCTGTTCACGCCGTGCCATACATCAGGCCATATGTGTTATTTCATGTGGGAAGAGAACTCCCCAGATGCTCCAGCCCTCTTTTCAGGTA GTGACACCTTGTTCATTGGTGGCTGTGGGAAGTTCTTTGAAGGGACGGCTGAGCAGATGTACAAGAACCTGACTGAAATCCTGGGTGCTTTGCCGAAGGACACT AAAGTGTTCTGTGGGCACGAGTACACCGTGAGGAATCTCAAGTTTGCTTTGAAAGTGGAACCGGAGAACGAGAGTGTGAAAAAGAAACTCGCTTGGGCAAAA CTCCGAGACGATGAAGACTTGCCCACGGTGCCCTCCACCCTGCAGGAGGAGTTCCACTACAATCCCTTTCTGCGGGTCTC GGAAGAATCAGTGCAGAAATTCACTGGCAAGGTGTCTCCGGTGGACGTGCTGCGAGCTCTCCGCACAGAGAAGGATAACTTCAAGAAGCCCCAAGAGAGGCTGACCCCTCAGGCCATGCTGGCGTTCGAGTGGGGACTCTTTGGCCCCTTCATGGGGAAGAAGTGA
- the HAGHL gene encoding hydroxyacylglutathione hydrolase-like protein isoform X3 — protein MKVKVISVLEDNYMYLVIEENTKEAVVVDAAVPKRLLEIVRKEGVTLKAVLTTHHHWDHARGNEELAKVYPGLQVYGADERIGALTHKVTHNEELKFGDINVKCLFTPCHTSGHMCYFMWEENSPDAPALFSGDTLFIGGCGKFFEGTAEQMYKNLTEILGALPKDTKVFCGHEYTVRNLKFALKVEPENESVKKKLAWAKLRDDEDLPTVPSTLQEEFHYNPFLRVS, from the exons ATGAAGGTCAAAGTGATTTCAGTCTTGGAAGATAACTACATGTACTTGGTCATTGAAGAAAACACCAAGGAAGCAGTTGTAGTGGACGCGGCTGTTCCCAAGAGG TTACTAGAAATTGTCAGAAAAGAAGGCGTTACACTGAAAGCAGTTCTGACCACCCATCACCATTG GGACCACGCCCGAGGAAACGAAGAACTGGCTAAGGTGTATCCAGGGCTGCAGGTGTACGGGGCGGATGAGCGGATTGGAGCCTTGACGCACAAGGTGACTCACAACGAGGAGTTAAAG TTCGGAGATATTAACGTGAAGTGCCTGTTCACGCCGTGCCATACATCAGGCCATATGTGTTATTTCATGTGGGAAGAGAACTCCCCAGATGCTCCAGCCCTCTTTTCAG GTGACACCTTGTTCATTGGTGGCTGTGGGAAGTTCTTTGAAGGGACGGCTGAGCAGATGTACAAGAACCTGACTGAAATCCTGGGTGCTTTGCCGAAGGACACT AAAGTGTTCTGTGGGCACGAGTACACCGTGAGGAATCTCAAGTTTGCTTTGAAAGTGGAACCGGAGAACGAGAGTGTGAAAAAGAAACTCGCTTGGGCAAAA CTCCGAGACGATGAAGACTTGCCCACGGTGCCCTCCACCCTGCAGGAGGAGTTCCACTACAATCCCTTTCTGCGGGTCTCGTGA